A genomic region of Thunnus maccoyii chromosome 13, fThuMac1.1, whole genome shotgun sequence contains the following coding sequences:
- the zswim7 gene encoding zinc finger SWIM domain-containing protein 7 isoform X1, with the protein MRSCLPTVAEQLFRDIQKTYQETSQIPDDLLIALKFVFGSCALQALDLVDQRSVTCLSSPSGRKAFQVMGGSGRLYTCFVSCHYCPCPAFAYTVLHRNEGLLSLFSQCKHILAAYLCQAMGVTQQESVSDQQMSMLLSGTAAL; encoded by the exons ATGCGCTCATGTTTGCCTACAGTTGCTGAACAGCTTTTTCGAGATATTCAGAAAACATACCAGGAAACGTCTCAAA tTCCTGATGACCTGCTCATTGC GCTGAAGTTTGTCTTTGGGTCTTGTGCGCTGCAAGCTTTGGACCTGGTAGACCAGCGTTCagtcacctgtctgtcatctCCAAGTGGACGCAAGGCCTTCCAG GTAATGGGAGGCTCGGGACGTTTGTACACCTGCTTCGTGTCCTGTCACTACTGCCCGTGCCCGGCCTTCGCCTACACTGTGCTCCACAGAAATGAAGGCCTGCTG tctcttttctctcagtgCAAACACATCCTGGCCGCCTACCTGTGTCAGGCCATGGGTGTGACTCAGCAGGAGAGTGTGTCTGATCAGCAGATGTCCATGCTGCTCAGTGGGACTGCAGCCCTGTGA
- the zswim7 gene encoding zinc finger SWIM domain-containing protein 7 isoform X2 — protein sequence MRSCLPTVAEQLFRDIQKTYQETSQIPDDLLIALKFVFGSCALQALDLVDQRSVTCLSSPSGRKAFQVMGGSGRLYTCFVSCHYCPCPAFAYTVLHRNEGLLCKHILAAYLCQAMGVTQQESVSDQQMSMLLSGTAAL from the exons ATGCGCTCATGTTTGCCTACAGTTGCTGAACAGCTTTTTCGAGATATTCAGAAAACATACCAGGAAACGTCTCAAA tTCCTGATGACCTGCTCATTGC GCTGAAGTTTGTCTTTGGGTCTTGTGCGCTGCAAGCTTTGGACCTGGTAGACCAGCGTTCagtcacctgtctgtcatctCCAAGTGGACGCAAGGCCTTCCAG GTAATGGGAGGCTCGGGACGTTTGTACACCTGCTTCGTGTCCTGTCACTACTGCCCGTGCCCGGCCTTCGCCTACACTGTGCTCCACAGAAATGAAGGCCTGCTG tgCAAACACATCCTGGCCGCCTACCTGTGTCAGGCCATGGGTGTGACTCAGCAGGAGAGTGTGTCTGATCAGCAGATGTCCATGCTGCTCAGTGGGACTGCAGCCCTGTGA